The following nucleotide sequence is from Mytilus trossulus isolate FHL-02 chromosome 9, PNRI_Mtr1.1.1.hap1, whole genome shotgun sequence.
CTGGCTAATGCAGTTCAAGAATCCAGAAGGTCAAATTGCTCGGTGGCTTGAGGTGTTGAGTgagtttgattttgaaattgtccATCGACCCGGCAAAAGACATAATAATGCTGACGCTTTAAGTCGGATACCATGTAAACAATGTGGATACAACACTGATTGGGAAAAGAAATTGCAAAACGAAAAAGGCATCGTCCGAGCAGTCAATGGTGATCTCTCTAATGAGTTTTCACAAGTCGAACAACTTACTTTGAAGGAATTGCAAGAACACGATAAAGACATTCAATTTATTAAAGGGTCTTTTCTGAATAAGAAGAGACCACAATTCTTAGAGATATCTGGAAAGAGTTTGTCTGTTAGATGTTTGTGGTCTCAATGGGATATTCTCGAAGTTATTGAAGGTATACTTTACCGACGATTTGAAACCTCTGACAACTCGAAAAATCGATTACAAGCGATAGTGCCATATAGTGAGAGGAGAAATGTGCTCTTTCAGTGCCATGATAATAAAACTTCCGCACATTTGGGAGTTCGAAAGACAATTGAGAGAATTCGTCAGAAGTATTACTGGCCTGGATTACAAGCTGATGTTCGTAGATACATTAAAGGATGCGAATTTTGTAACCGCAGGAAAAATCCTTGCCGAACAAATAAAGCTCCCATGCAATTGGTTCAAAGTTGTCATCCTATGGAACGAATTGCTGCTGATATTTTGGGAGAACTTCCAGAAACGGAAAACGGCAACCGGTATATTCTGGTAGTCTCCGACTATTTTTCTAAGTGGACTGAAAGTTTCGCCATGCCGAACATGGAAGCCGTAACCGTGGCAAATTTAATTGTTGAACAGGTAGTGGCACGGTTTGGCGTCCCATCATACATACACTCCGATCAAGGACGACAATTTGAGAGTAAGTTATTCAGTGAAATGTGTCGTTTGTTAAATATCAAGAAGACAAGAACAACACCTTATCATCCTCAGTCGGACGGACAAGTTGAACGCTTCAATAAAACATTAGAGACCATGCTTAGTGCATATGTGAACGACCATCACAAAGATTGGGACAAACACCTTCCGTATGTGATGATGGCGTATCGAAGTGCAGAACACGAGACCACTGGTTATACTCCAAACTATCTCATGTTTGGTAGGGAAGTTTCTACGCCAATTGACTTGATGTATGAGATTCCTGTTGATGTACAGAGTTTTCTAAGTAATCAATGGGCGTTGGAGTTGAAAGAACGTTTGGAAGAAGCCCATGAGAAAGTAAGACAAAATACCAAAACTTCCATGTTAAGACAGAAGAGGTATCATGATTTGAAACTGTCATGGCAGGATTTTCGGGAAAATGACGAAGCCTATGTTTATTTTCCGGTAAAGAAGGttggattgtcatcaaagtTAACCTCTTACTGGAGGGGTCCATTTAAGGTACTCGAGAAGTGTACCGATGTGACATATAAAGTTAATTGTGGTCAAAGAGGGAAGACACAGATCATTCATGTAGACCGTTTGCGAAAACGGAATCCTCAGATACTTGAGGGAGAGAGTGTGGAACCATTAGAACCACCCGAAACTCTAAGTGATATGAATGAGGAAATTGTAGGAAGAGAGCCCGAGATATTAGAACATGTTGAGAGTGTCCCTGTTGAGGGTGAGGAACAGCACACTATAGAGGAAGGACCACTGGAAAATATAGGAACAAGTTCAAATTTTTCAAACTGGAGTGGAAGAAGGAGACAACCACCCGTTTGGATGAAAGATTACAGTGATtagatatttatgttttaacttGTAAATAGCTATGTGATTTTGCTTCGTTAATTGTgaccttatttttatttgtgcCAATTTAGTATCAgtgtttttctttatcattGCAGTTCAAGATGCCAAAGACAAAAGTGACGCCCAGAAGGGGGAATATTCCTATCTCAATTGAAGTTGATGCTAGTGAGCGGATGTCTTGTCCTTTCTGCCCTTCCATCTTTAAGACCAAGGAGCAAAGAAACAAGCATATCATTGAATGCACAGATTTAAGATTGTTTTGTGCCTTGTGTCCGTATAACACCACCAAACGGGTATATCTGAATAAGCATATTAAGAACATTCATTGCTCAGCTGAATCCGGAAAGGAAGGTACGGAAATCGAGGATAACGATAAGACTGACAGTAATCATAACAATTTGACTCAATCTTCAGAAGACATAGACCACAACAAGACAGATCAGAAGGACCCCGAGAAGGTTGATAATGATATTGACTCTTCAAGCTCAGAGGAAGATAACGGTAAAGAAGAAGTGGACAATTCAAAAAGTATATTGGACGACATATCAAGTGATGACGATAGTGTTGCCAAAGTTGGGGATCCAGAAACTCCGGAGATGGCTTATATGGCTGATAAGCCAACTACTTCAGCTGTAGAGATTGGACGAATAATAAGGAAGGTAACGAGACCAACTCCGGTGTACACGCCAAGAGGAAAACTACAAGATCTTAGGCAGAAATTGACAAAGACTTTGGTCCCTCAATTAGTAAATACACCCAAGGTTCACACTATAAGAGAAATGGAAACGGTTAGTACGAAGGAGCAGTCTGTAAAGGAACCAAGACTAGTGACCAAGTACATTAAAATAATTACTGAATATGAAGAAAATGgcaaaaagataaaaatcattGAGAAGAA
It contains:
- the LOC134684680 gene encoding uncharacterized protein LOC134684680 translates to MPKTKVTPRRGNIPISIEVDASERMSCPFCPSIFKTKEQRNKHIIECTDLRLFCALCPYNTTKRVYLNKHIKNIHCSAESGKEGTEIEDNDKTDSNHNNLTQSSEDIDHNKTDQKDPEKVDNDIDSSSSEEDNGKEEVDNSKSILDDISSDDDSVAKVGDPETPEMAYMADKPTTSAVEIGRIIRKVTRPTPVYTPRGKLQDLRQKLTKTLVPQLVNTPKVHTIREMETVSTKEQSVKEPRLVTKYIKIITEYEENGKKIKIIEKKVPSDSL